GTATAGGAAGGTTTCAGCATACGCTCCGATGGCAAAAACCACATCTGTAGGAAACGTACCGGTTCATCCGCTGACGGATTGGTCTCGGAGTGTTCCACTCCTGTCCCCGCACTCATCACCTGGACCGTACCCGGTTCAAGCAATTGTTCTGTTCCCATACTATCCGTATGTTTGAGTGTACCTGATATGACATAACTGACAAGTTCAAGATCATGATGTGGATGTTTCTTAAAGCCTTCTTGCGGCATCAGCGTGTTTTCATTATGAGCCAACAGACAGCCAAAATGGGCGTTGCTTGGATCATCATAATCCGCAAAGGAAAAGCTGAATTCACTGTGTATCCAACCTCGATCCGACGTGTGCCTTTCTTCCGATGTCACCACTTTAATCATGTTCATCCACCTCCAAGGGTTTAGAGCTGCCACATTACCGCGGCAGTCCATGCGTGTATATGAATTGTATAGATGAATACCA
This Paenibacillus xylanexedens DNA region includes the following protein-coding sequences:
- a CDS encoding pirin family protein, which gives rise to MIKVVTSEERHTSDRGWIHSEFSFSFADYDDPSNAHFGCLLAHNENTLMPQEGFKKHPHHDLELVSYVISGTLKHTDSMGTEQLLEPGTVQVMSAGTGVEHSETNPSADEPVRFLQMWFLPSERMLKPSYTNRRIEPQEYLNRLCPIVSGQGGEGSEGALPISQDVTCYLSHLESGKKLMYPQHEDRRTHLFLISGHVEIHCSDGNFNLKPGDAARIRKCCDLQITSTDSEPAEFVLVDLP